From Macaca mulatta isolate MMU2019108-1 chromosome 3, T2T-MMU8v2.0, whole genome shotgun sequence, the proteins below share one genomic window:
- the OLIG1 gene encoding oligodendrocyte transcription factor 1 codes for MYYAVSQARVNAAPGTMLRPQRPGDVQLGASLYELVGYRQPPSSSSSSTTSSTSSSSTTAPLLPKAAREKPEAPAEPPGPGPGSGVHAGVSARPDAKEEQQQQLRRKINSRERKRMQDLNLAMDALREVILPYSAAHCQGAPGRKLSKIATLLLARNYILLLGSSLQELRRALGEGAGPAAPRLLLAGLPLLAAAPGSVLLAPGAVGPPDALRPAKYLSLALDEPPCGQFALPGGGTGGPGLCTCAVCKFPHLVPASLGLAAVQAQFSK; via the coding sequence ATGTACTATGCGGTTTCCCAGGCGCGCGTGAACGCGGCCCCCGGGACCATGCTGCGGCCACAGCGGCCCGGAGACGTGCAGCTCGGGGCCTCCCTCTACGAGCTGGTGGGCTATAGGCAGccgccctcctcctcctcctcctccaccacctcttccacttcctcctcctccacgaCGGCCCCCCTCCTCCCCAAGGCTGCGCGCGAGAAGCCGGAGGCGCCGGCCGAGCCTCCAGGCCCCGGGCCCGGCTCCGGCGTGCACGCGGGCGTCAGCGCCCGGCCGGACGCCaaggaggagcagcagcagcagctgcggCGCAAGATCAACAGCCGCGAGCGGAAGCGCATGCAGGACCTGAACCTGGCCATGGACGCGCTGCGCGAGGTCATCCTGCCCTACTCAGCGGCGCACTGCCAGGGCGCTCCCGGCCGCAAGCTCTCCAAGATCGCCACGCTGCTGCTCGCCCGCAACTACATCCTACTGCTGGGTAGCTCGCTGCAGGAGCTGCGCCGCGCGCTGGGCGAGGGCGCCGGGCCCGCCGCGCCGCGCCTGCTGCTGGCCGGGCTGCCCCTGCTCGCCGCCGCGCCCGGCTCCGTGCTGCTGGCGCCCGGCGCCGTGGGACCCCCCGACGCGCTGCGCCCCGCCAAGTACCTGTCTCTGGCGCTGGACGAGCCGCCATGCGGCCAGTTCGCGCTCCCCGGCGGCGGCACAGGCGGCCCCGGCCTCTGCACCTGCGCCGTGTGCAAGTTCCCGCACCTGGTCCCGGCCAGCCTGGGCCTGGCCGCCGTGCAGGCGCAGTTCTCCAAGTGA